From one Streptomyces sp. CA-210063 genomic stretch:
- a CDS encoding Zn-ribbon domain-containing OB-fold protein, producing the protein MGVGPVGGGAARFDLPEVDGFSRTYWDAAAEGRLLLRRCGAVGCGRVHHPPREFCPYCWSEDVRWEEASGRATLYTWSVVHRNDLPPFGERTPYVAAVVDLVEGPRMMSEVVEWGERDGGLSAGMALEVVFREAGGFAVPVFRARA; encoded by the coding sequence ATGGGGGTGGGTCCAGTGGGCGGTGGCGCCGCGCGGTTCGATCTGCCGGAGGTCGACGGCTTCAGTCGTACGTACTGGGACGCGGCCGCCGAGGGGCGGCTGCTCCTGCGGCGCTGCGGGGCGGTGGGCTGCGGGCGCGTGCATCACCCTCCGCGCGAGTTCTGCCCGTACTGCTGGAGCGAGGACGTGCGGTGGGAGGAGGCGTCCGGGCGCGCCACGCTCTACACCTGGTCCGTCGTCCACCGGAACGATCTGCCGCCCTTCGGGGAGCGCACACCGTACGTCGCCGCGGTCGTCGATCTCGTCGAGGGGCCGCGGATGATGAGCGAGGTCGTGGAATGGGGGGAGCGGGACGGGGGGTTGTCGGCGGGAATGGCGCTGGAGGTCGTGTTCCGGGAGGCCGGTGGCTTCGCGGTGCCCGTATTCCGCGCGCGGGCATGA
- a CDS encoding GNAT family N-acetyltransferase, with protein sequence MSRTDERFPDPARRASAEPHGHGLRLCAWDAESDADVEAWFRGRTDPEFQRWNTPLMLDGSPEGARESLRQRAESDMEGKTVAFRVTDAESGVTLGHVGLSGIDGFMRRAVVGYWVLPEARGRRVATRALDLAARWAFAELDIHRLELDHAVGHAVSCRIAERCGFPYEGTLRGAAFEQGRHDAFRDAHLHARLATDPGPAGI encoded by the coding sequence GTGAGCCGTACTGATGAGCGATTCCCTGATCCTGCCCGTCGAGCGTCCGCCGAGCCGCACGGTCACGGCCTGCGGCTGTGTGCCTGGGACGCCGAGTCCGACGCGGATGTCGAGGCGTGGTTCCGGGGGCGTACCGATCCGGAGTTCCAGCGGTGGAACACGCCCTTGATGCTGGACGGGAGTCCTGAAGGCGCCCGGGAGTCCTTGCGGCAGCGGGCGGAGTCCGACATGGAGGGGAAGACCGTGGCCTTCCGGGTCACGGACGCGGAGAGCGGGGTGACGCTCGGGCATGTCGGCCTGAGCGGGATCGACGGGTTCATGCGCAGGGCCGTCGTCGGCTACTGGGTGCTGCCCGAGGCCCGCGGCCGGCGCGTCGCCACCCGCGCCCTCGACCTCGCCGCCCGCTGGGCCTTCGCCGAACTCGACATCCACCGGCTCGAACTGGACCATGCCGTCGGTCATGCCGTGTCCTGCCGTATCGCCGAGCGGTGCGGGTTTCCCTACGAGGGGACCTTGCGCGGGGCCGCGTTCGAGCAGGGGCGCCACGACGCCTTCCGGGACGCACACCTGCACGCGCGGCTGGCCACGGACCCGGGACCGGCCGGGATCTAG
- a CDS encoding trypco2 family protein, protein MTHSPDDVGLGVAPIDLVSAVKALRTQITEAAASDPESDIRFQVGPIELEFTVALTRDRSVKGGVKAWVVTADAEGKRSTAHTHRVTLSLTPISAATGESPEINNSDSGHRIVR, encoded by the coding sequence ATGACGCACTCTCCCGACGACGTCGGCCTCGGCGTCGCGCCGATCGATCTGGTCTCGGCCGTCAAGGCCCTTCGTACGCAGATCACCGAGGCGGCCGCCTCGGACCCCGAGTCGGACATCCGATTCCAGGTGGGGCCGATCGAACTCGAATTCACGGTGGCGCTGACGCGGGACCGGAGCGTCAAGGGCGGGGTCAAGGCGTGGGTGGTCACTGCCGATGCCGAGGGCAAGCGGTCGACGGCGCACACGCACCGGGTGACGCTCAGCCTCACACCGATATCGGCGGCCACCGGGGAGAGTCCCGAGATCAACAACTCCGACTCCGGTCATCGCATCGTCCGGTGA
- a CDS encoding thiolase C-terminal domain-containing protein: MTAVPGTGHGRATTGGHRRVAIVGAALSDCGRVDDATPYALHAQAARRALADAGLERTAIDGLASTGLGTLAPVEVAEYLGLRPTWVDSTSVGGSTWEVMAAHAADAIAAGHANVVLLVYGSTARADIKAGRRTGNLSFGARGPLQYEVPYGHTLIAKYAMAARRHMHEYGTTLEQLASVAVQARANAVANPEAMFRTPITVDDVLSSPPIADPFTKLHCCIRSDGGAAVLLAAEEYVRDCRPTTPVWILGTGECVSHTTMSEWPDFTVSPAAVSGRLAFERAGVGPAEIDFAEIYDAFTYMTLVTLEDLGFCAKGEGGAFVEKGRLTLTGDLPVNTDGGGLSAQHPGMRGLFLLVEAVRQLRGEAGTRQIRAADGHLPRLAVASGTGGWFCSSGTVVLGRG, translated from the coding sequence ATGACTGCTGTACCCGGTACCGGCCACGGAAGGGCGACAACCGGCGGCCACCGAAGGGTGGCGATCGTCGGGGCGGCCCTGTCCGACTGCGGCCGGGTGGACGACGCGACCCCGTACGCCCTCCACGCGCAGGCCGCCCGCCGGGCCCTGGCGGACGCGGGGCTGGAGCGCACCGCCATCGACGGTCTGGCCTCGACCGGCCTGGGCACACTCGCGCCGGTGGAGGTGGCGGAGTATCTGGGACTGCGGCCCACCTGGGTGGATTCGACCTCCGTCGGGGGGTCGACCTGGGAGGTCATGGCGGCGCACGCGGCGGACGCGATCGCCGCCGGGCACGCGAACGTCGTCCTCCTCGTCTACGGCTCCACGGCCCGCGCCGACATCAAGGCGGGCCGCCGCACCGGCAACCTCTCCTTCGGGGCACGCGGCCCCCTCCAGTACGAGGTCCCCTACGGGCACACCCTGATCGCCAAGTACGCCATGGCCGCGCGCCGCCATATGCACGAGTACGGCACGACCCTGGAACAGCTGGCCTCGGTGGCCGTCCAGGCACGGGCGAACGCGGTGGCCAACCCCGAGGCGATGTTCCGCACCCCGATCACCGTCGACGACGTCCTGTCCTCCCCGCCGATCGCCGACCCGTTCACCAAGCTCCACTGCTGCATACGTTCCGACGGCGGCGCGGCGGTGCTGCTGGCGGCCGAGGAGTACGTACGGGACTGCCGGCCGACGACCCCCGTCTGGATCCTCGGCACCGGCGAGTGCGTCTCCCACACCACCATGTCCGAGTGGCCCGACTTCACGGTCTCCCCGGCGGCCGTCAGCGGCCGCCTGGCCTTCGAGCGGGCGGGTGTCGGCCCCGCCGAGATCGACTTCGCCGAGATCTACGACGCCTTCACCTACATGACCCTCGTGACGCTGGAGGACCTCGGCTTCTGCGCCAAGGGCGAGGGCGGCGCCTTCGTGGAAAAGGGCCGCCTGACCCTGACCGGCGACCTCCCCGTGAACACGGACGGCGGCGGCCTGTCGGCCCAGCACCCGGGCATGCGCGGCCTCTTCCTCCTCGTCGAAGCCGTACGCCAACTACGCGGCGAGGCCGGCACCCGCCAGATCCGGGCAGCCGACGGCCACCTGCCCCGACTGGCGGTGGCCTCGGGCACGGGCGGGTGGTTCTGCTCTTCGGGGACGGTGGTGCTGGGGCGGGGGTGA
- a CDS encoding pyridoxine/pyridoxamine 5'-phosphate oxidase, giving the protein MIEPPSPPQSPSRDQDGDQDQSSEFTQALRGLRVWDPQVSALPLFDVDAAPAEPLPLFTAWFGEVVAAGEVEPHTMSLATADAEGRPDVRTVMLHDVDERGWHFASHAGSRKGRQLAARPYAALGFYWPLLGRQVRVRGRVTVEPAEVAHADLHARSTGALAAALVGHQSDVLSSYEELERASEAAWTRAEREPDVAVPSWTAYVVEPDEVEFFQGDARRRHVRLDYRRGVDGWSRELLWP; this is encoded by the coding sequence ATGATCGAGCCCCCTTCCCCGCCTCAGTCCCCCTCCCGGGACCAGGACGGGGACCAGGACCAGTCATCCGAGTTCACGCAGGCCCTGCGGGGGTTGCGGGTGTGGGATCCGCAGGTCAGCGCGTTGCCGTTGTTCGACGTGGACGCCGCCCCCGCCGAGCCGCTGCCGCTCTTCACCGCGTGGTTCGGGGAGGTCGTGGCGGCCGGGGAGGTGGAGCCCCACACGATGTCGCTGGCCACGGCGGACGCGGAGGGGCGGCCGGACGTCCGTACGGTGATGTTGCACGACGTGGACGAGCGGGGCTGGCACTTCGCCTCGCACGCGGGCAGCCGGAAGGGACGGCAGCTGGCGGCCCGCCCGTACGCGGCGCTCGGCTTCTACTGGCCCCTCCTCGGCCGCCAGGTACGGGTGCGGGGCCGGGTCACGGTCGAACCCGCCGAGGTCGCCCACGCCGATCTGCACGCCCGCTCGACGGGGGCCCTGGCCGCCGCCCTCGTGGGGCACCAGAGCGACGTCCTGTCCTCGTACGAGGAGTTGGAGCGGGCGTCGGAGGCCGCCTGGACGCGGGCCGAGCGGGAGCCGGACGTGGCCGTGCCGTCCTGGACGGCGTACGTCGTGGAACCGGACGAGGTGGAGTTCTTCCAGGGCGACGCGCGGCGACGGCACGTACGGCTCGACTACCGGCGGGGAGTGGACGGTTGGAGCCGGGAGCTGCTGTGGCCGTGA
- a CDS encoding pyridoxamine 5'-phosphate oxidase family protein: MALSRKEREEFLAEAHVAALAVDAEEGRAPLTVPIWYQYEPGGDVWVMTGLDTRKNQLIQAAGRFTLMIDRLEPTIRYVSVEGPVIDTSPATLDHLREISARYLPAEKVDGYVDFASKNHGEQVIIRMRPERWVSSDLGTV, encoded by the coding sequence ATGGCACTGTCCCGCAAGGAGCGCGAGGAGTTTCTGGCCGAGGCGCATGTGGCCGCGTTGGCGGTGGACGCCGAGGAGGGGCGGGCGCCGCTCACGGTCCCCATCTGGTACCAGTACGAACCCGGCGGCGACGTCTGGGTCATGACCGGACTGGACACCCGCAAGAACCAGCTCATCCAGGCCGCCGGCCGCTTCACCCTGATGATCGACCGCCTCGAACCCACCATCCGCTACGTCTCCGTCGAGGGCCCCGTCATCGACACGTCCCCCGCCACCCTCGACCATCTCCGCGAGATCTCCGCCCGCTACCTGCCGGCCGAGAAGGTCGACGGCTATGTCGATTTCGCCTCCAAGAACCACGGCGAACAGGTGATCATCCGGATGCGCCCGGAGAGGTGGGTGTCGTCGGACCTGGGCACGGTGTGA
- a CDS encoding DoxX family membrane protein, translating into MDSVWLSGAEWLAVLRIGLGLWWLESWRHKDKKTWFEGAGIAWAAGVAGKHRWEAVRSGFDVVVKPRPKAMAYVVAYAELALGLGLILGVLTPVALVGGLLLNLLYLVLMIHDWAEQGQNSMMALISVVGLFGMSWQTWSVDSALGLF; encoded by the coding sequence ATGGACTCGGTCTGGCTCTCTGGTGCCGAATGGTTGGCGGTCCTTCGTATCGGGCTCGGCCTGTGGTGGCTGGAGAGTTGGCGGCACAAGGACAAGAAGACCTGGTTCGAGGGGGCCGGGATCGCGTGGGCGGCCGGGGTGGCGGGGAAGCATCGCTGGGAGGCGGTGCGGAGTGGGTTCGATGTCGTGGTCAAGCCTCGGCCCAAGGCCATGGCGTATGTCGTCGCCTACGCCGAACTCGCCCTCGGGCTCGGGCTGATCCTCGGCGTTCTGACGCCGGTCGCGCTGGTCGGCGGGCTGTTGCTGAACCTCCTCTACCTCGTGCTGATGATTCACGACTGGGCCGAGCAGGGGCAGAACTCGATGATGGCGCTGATCTCGGTGGTGGGGCTGTTCGGGATGTCCTGGCAGACGTGGTCGGTCGACAGTGCGCTGGGGTTGTTCTGA
- a CDS encoding DUF3500 domain-containing protein: MTENEHAHGHPHGHGHGHPHGHDHGHRPRTPEAQRTRRWFMNKALLAGGVAAVATMTGCSSGSSSTATSSSSSSSSSSSSSSSSSSASSAAPSGAPSGGPGGGGGGMGPGAGAVKYADFVGVTTDGKVIDDLYSIHSTDVSTDKIVQKAQAFLDGLTSAERKASVFDIEDDEWLAWSNVDGYEREGARMGDLTEKQRELGYALLGAALSADGLTQSRNIMKLNAFLGEYNGGGKDTLTEGAYFFTFMGTPSTSEPWGFQYEGHHLAINYFVLGDQVVMTPTFMGSEPTSATYNGEKITTFEKETTAGLTVLRALSDAQRKKVISSESKAGDNLKAGAGQDNLQLAHQGLAAADWTDAQRDKLLALVRVYVGNMADAHADVKMKEVEEHLDDTYFHWIGETDDDSAFYYRVHSPVVLIEYDAQSPIAYGNKDSGGNGGGMGGTPSQQHIHTIIRTPNGGDYGIDLLKLHLENDH; encoded by the coding sequence ATGACTGAGAACGAGCATGCTCACGGCCACCCGCACGGCCACGGCCACGGCCACCCGCACGGCCACGACCACGGCCACCGCCCCCGCACCCCCGAAGCCCAGCGCACCCGTCGCTGGTTCATGAACAAGGCGCTGCTCGCCGGCGGTGTCGCCGCCGTGGCGACGATGACCGGCTGCTCCTCCGGCTCGTCCAGCACGGCGACTTCGTCCTCGTCTTCCTCCTCCTCGTCTTCCTCCTCCTCGTCTTCGTCCTCGTCCGCGTCCTCGGCCGCCCCGAGCGGGGCGCCCTCCGGAGGGCCCGGCGGTGGCGGAGGCGGCATGGGGCCGGGCGCCGGCGCGGTCAAGTACGCGGACTTCGTCGGGGTCACGACCGACGGCAAGGTCATCGACGACCTGTACTCCATCCACTCCACGGACGTGTCCACCGACAAGATCGTCCAGAAGGCGCAGGCCTTCCTCGACGGGCTGACGAGCGCGGAACGCAAGGCCTCCGTCTTCGACATCGAGGACGACGAGTGGCTGGCATGGAGCAATGTCGACGGCTACGAGCGTGAGGGCGCCCGTATGGGCGACCTCACCGAGAAGCAGCGCGAACTCGGCTACGCGCTCCTCGGCGCCGCGCTCTCCGCCGACGGGCTCACCCAGTCCCGGAACATCATGAAGCTGAACGCGTTCCTCGGGGAGTACAACGGCGGCGGCAAGGACACCCTCACCGAGGGTGCTTACTTCTTCACCTTCATGGGCACGCCGTCCACGAGCGAGCCGTGGGGCTTCCAGTACGAGGGCCATCACCTGGCCATCAACTACTTCGTCCTCGGCGACCAGGTCGTGATGACCCCGACCTTCATGGGCTCCGAGCCGACGTCCGCCACGTACAACGGCGAGAAGATCACCACGTTCGAGAAGGAGACCACGGCCGGTCTGACCGTGCTGCGCGCCCTCTCCGACGCCCAGCGGAAGAAGGTGATCTCCTCCGAGTCCAAGGCCGGTGACAACCTGAAGGCCGGTGCCGGCCAGGACAACCTCCAGCTCGCCCACCAGGGCCTCGCCGCCGCGGACTGGACCGACGCCCAGCGCGACAAGCTCCTCGCCCTCGTCCGCGTCTACGTCGGCAACATGGCCGACGCGCACGCCGACGTGAAGATGAAGGAGGTCGAGGAGCACCTCGACGACACGTACTTCCACTGGATCGGCGAGACCGACGACGACTCGGCCTTCTACTACCGCGTGCACAGCCCGGTCGTCCTCATCGAGTACGACGCCCAGTCCCCGATCGCCTACGGCAACAAGGACAGCGGCGGCAACGGCGGCGGCATGGGCGGCACGCCCAGCCAGCAGCACATCCACACCATCATCCGCACCCCGAACGGCGGCGACTACGGCATCGACCTCCTCAAGCTGCACCTGGAGAACGACCACTGA
- a CDS encoding class I SAM-dependent DNA methyltransferase, translating to MREEGHDDGYDDGHDDDNHDDKGYDDRYDDGDDPDGYFGEAVAARYDDTSADMFSTEAVEPVVELIAGLARERGEARARALEFGVGTGRIALPLARRGVPVHGIDMSRAMVERMRAKPGGEDIGVTIGDFATTRVDGPGFTVAYLVFNTINNLTTQDAQVDCFRNAAAHLVPGGCFVIEVGVPDLRRLPPGQDAVPYHVGPTRLGFDTYDVATQGMRSHHMRVVDGRPVYWSLPFRYVWPAELDLMARLAGMRLRERWSGWNREPFTNDSTTHVSVWEKV from the coding sequence ATGCGTGAAGAGGGGCACGACGACGGATACGACGACGGCCACGACGACGACAACCACGACGACAAGGGATACGACGACCGATACGACGACGGCGACGACCCCGACGGCTACTTCGGTGAAGCCGTCGCCGCGCGTTACGACGACACCTCCGCCGACATGTTCAGCACGGAGGCCGTGGAACCGGTCGTGGAGCTGATCGCCGGTCTCGCGCGGGAACGGGGCGAGGCGCGGGCGCGGGCGCTGGAGTTCGGGGTCGGCACCGGGCGTATCGCCCTTCCGCTCGCCCGTCGGGGCGTGCCGGTGCACGGCATCGACATGTCGCGGGCCATGGTGGAGCGGATGCGCGCCAAGCCGGGCGGCGAGGACATCGGTGTCACGATCGGGGACTTCGCCACGACCCGGGTGGACGGCCCCGGCTTCACCGTCGCCTACCTCGTCTTCAACACGATCAACAACCTCACCACGCAGGACGCCCAGGTGGACTGCTTCCGCAACGCCGCCGCGCATCTCGTGCCCGGCGGCTGCTTCGTGATCGAGGTCGGGGTGCCGGACCTGCGGCGGCTGCCGCCCGGACAGGACGCGGTGCCGTACCACGTCGGGCCGACGCGGCTGGGGTTCGACACGTACGACGTGGCGACGCAGGGGATGCGGTCGCACCACATGAGGGTCGTCGACGGGCGGCCGGTGTACTGGTCCCTCCCGTTCCGCTACGTCTGGCCGGCCGAGCTGGATCTGATGGCCCGGCTGGCCGGGATGCGGCTGCGGGAGCGGTGGTCGGGCTGGAACAGGGAGCCGTTCACGAACGACAGCACCACACACGTGTCCGTGTGGGAGAAGGTCTGA
- a CDS encoding serine protease translates to MKTVRHPSRAHLVAVTTAGDEVRGSGYLLGGRLVLTAGHVVKAVGAGEVRVCRMQTLRSVAAEGWRIEGDVALIRLAEDLADPGELGDVEISALAADARFEDCAALGLPAVTTRAAAGVTPLEPAFRVASNSAESHDYLSLELVGHPPEGAAPWSGMSGAPVFHAGRWLVGVVLRDSAGWEHSRLEAARIAPFFEAVPELDMLFGVSRPITESDARDAGFLDSYRREVVRRYGHIELFGLGLRGLEDEIGIEHAYVSLRAGLPAPGWLASGSTAPDQARPIEQLIPKNTRLLLRGDPGAGKSTLLEWLAVSMARRSCQGPLEPFNRCVPFLLRLRDMYAPHWKKIEGLDGIPPEPERFLDFNRMAVGSAPPDGWARRMLYQERALLLVDGLDEVLEAHRDGVIGWISRLLRDHPQLHIIVTGRPEALRDWPPPQRLGFAELKLLELNGGQRAELIHKWHEAAAVGVRSARFGAEESERRISRLTDLEAALTRHIEDSEDLSALAATPLLCAVLCKLHEVHGARLPRFRQELYARTINMMLGLRDEERDVPDPLPHLDVDQRRAILSWIAGYLTTEGEREITLQRFDEKVEERLRSLGRDADTYTAEEIREALRKRSGLLVAPSEDSLRFSHRTFQDYLAATDMVARRAFGQLAGHSGDETWGDVLRFAMSQCNLADTGEFVAQFRRKLRLVTDRTLRARMRLAAGSCIPYAVQMVEADRRALASGVAKTFFSAVKKRRLGTSDLNQYAAAGPDLLSALETGFEWEDSTLCVYVVLLAGEVGGPEAVRFLARIPRELRPQLAMYLVQVWKGFPGTEYPSEVLVDLDVGLLRITSAEQLDHGQAIGQVSSLVLATAVSAEAAAAFANDHSVHTLYLGEEALRNRPSFAGLSAVHTVSELFFGGPGLALGNMTRDPALASLWTAHSRELPFTTPALPSVTDLSLIAMPDDWAEQAAGWTGLTHLGLFGWAAQGMDRLRDLPALTSVLVASESEYSIPRNLAHPGVTHVSVICCDASWELDLTHLTTAFPALTELVVITRFDSRQIVDVTSLGSVTRLQLRLVGFAPDDDRIRGADAFPKYRLTRR, encoded by the coding sequence ATGAAGACCGTCCGCCATCCCAGCCGTGCGCATCTGGTCGCCGTCACGACGGCGGGGGACGAGGTGCGGGGCAGTGGCTATCTGCTCGGCGGCCGTCTCGTCCTGACGGCCGGGCATGTCGTGAAAGCCGTCGGGGCCGGGGAGGTGCGGGTCTGCCGGATGCAGACGCTGCGCAGTGTGGCGGCGGAGGGGTGGCGGATCGAGGGCGACGTCGCCCTCATCCGGCTGGCCGAGGACCTGGCCGATCCGGGTGAGCTGGGTGACGTGGAGATCAGCGCGCTGGCGGCCGACGCCCGGTTCGAGGACTGTGCCGCGCTCGGCCTGCCGGCCGTCACGACCAGGGCCGCGGCGGGTGTGACACCGCTGGAGCCGGCGTTCCGTGTGGCCTCCAACAGTGCCGAGAGCCACGACTATCTGTCGCTCGAACTCGTCGGTCATCCGCCAGAGGGGGCGGCGCCCTGGAGCGGGATGTCGGGAGCGCCGGTGTTCCATGCCGGGCGGTGGCTGGTGGGGGTGGTGCTGCGGGACTCCGCGGGGTGGGAGCACTCGCGGTTGGAAGCGGCGCGGATCGCGCCCTTCTTCGAAGCAGTGCCCGAGCTCGACATGCTGTTCGGGGTGTCCCGGCCGATCACGGAGTCGGACGCCCGTGATGCCGGGTTCCTGGACTCGTACCGCAGAGAGGTCGTCCGGCGGTACGGGCACATCGAATTGTTCGGGCTCGGACTGCGGGGGCTCGAGGACGAGATCGGGATCGAGCACGCCTACGTCAGCCTGCGGGCGGGGCTGCCCGCCCCCGGCTGGCTCGCCTCGGGAAGCACGGCGCCCGACCAAGCGCGGCCCATCGAGCAGTTGATACCGAAGAACACCCGGCTGTTGCTCAGGGGCGATCCCGGAGCCGGGAAGTCCACGCTGCTCGAATGGCTGGCCGTCTCCATGGCGCGCCGCTCCTGCCAGGGCCCACTGGAACCGTTCAACCGGTGCGTGCCCTTTCTGCTGAGGCTGCGCGACATGTACGCGCCGCACTGGAAGAAGATCGAGGGGCTGGACGGGATTCCGCCGGAGCCCGAGCGGTTCCTCGACTTCAACCGGATGGCGGTGGGTTCCGCGCCGCCCGACGGCTGGGCCCGTCGCATGCTCTACCAGGAGCGGGCACTGCTCCTGGTAGACGGCCTCGACGAGGTGCTGGAGGCCCACCGGGACGGCGTGATCGGCTGGATCAGTCGTCTGCTCCGTGACCACCCTCAGCTGCACATCATCGTCACCGGGCGCCCCGAGGCCCTGCGCGACTGGCCTCCGCCGCAGCGGCTCGGATTCGCCGAGCTCAAGCTTCTCGAACTGAACGGCGGACAACGGGCCGAGCTGATCCACAAGTGGCACGAGGCGGCCGCCGTCGGCGTGCGCTCTGCCCGTTTCGGCGCGGAGGAGAGCGAGCGCCGGATCAGCCGACTGACCGATCTGGAAGCCGCCCTCACCAGGCACATCGAGGATTCCGAGGACCTCTCGGCACTCGCCGCGACGCCGCTGCTGTGCGCGGTGCTGTGCAAGCTCCACGAGGTGCACGGCGCCCGGCTCCCGCGTTTCCGCCAGGAGCTGTACGCGCGCACCATCAACATGATGCTCGGCCTGCGTGACGAGGAACGGGATGTCCCGGACCCGCTGCCCCACCTGGACGTCGACCAGCGGCGCGCGATCCTGTCCTGGATCGCCGGGTATCTCACGACCGAGGGCGAACGGGAGATCACCCTCCAGCGCTTCGACGAGAAGGTGGAGGAACGGCTGCGGAGCCTCGGCCGCGACGCCGACACCTACACCGCCGAGGAGATACGCGAGGCCCTGCGCAAGCGGAGCGGCCTGCTCGTCGCGCCGAGCGAGGACAGCCTCCGCTTCAGCCACCGGACCTTCCAGGACTATCTCGCCGCCACGGACATGGTGGCCCGGCGGGCCTTCGGGCAGTTGGCCGGGCATTCCGGGGACGAGACCTGGGGCGATGTTCTTCGCTTCGCCATGAGCCAGTGCAATCTCGCGGACACGGGGGAGTTCGTCGCGCAGTTCCGGCGCAAGTTGCGACTGGTGACCGATCGCACGCTACGGGCGCGGATGCGGTTGGCGGCGGGGTCGTGCATTCCGTATGCGGTGCAGATGGTCGAGGCGGACCGGCGGGCGCTGGCTTCCGGGGTCGCGAAGACCTTTTTCTCGGCCGTGAAGAAGAGACGCCTCGGGACTTCCGACTTGAACCAGTACGCGGCCGCGGGACCCGACCTGCTGTCGGCGCTCGAGACGGGCTTCGAGTGGGAGGATTCCACGCTCTGCGTATACGTGGTCCTCCTGGCCGGCGAGGTCGGCGGTCCTGAGGCGGTCCGCTTCCTGGCGCGGATACCACGCGAACTACGGCCGCAGCTGGCGATGTACCTCGTCCAGGTCTGGAAGGGCTTCCCGGGCACCGAGTACCCCAGCGAGGTCCTCGTCGACCTGGACGTGGGTCTGCTGAGGATCACTTCCGCCGAACAGCTCGACCATGGGCAGGCCATCGGCCAGGTGAGCTCCCTCGTGTTGGCCACAGCGGTTTCCGCCGAAGCGGCAGCCGCTTTTGCCAATGATCACTCCGTCCACACTCTCTACCTGGGTGAGGAGGCTCTGCGGAACCGCCCTTCATTCGCCGGTCTTTCCGCCGTACACACGGTGTCCGAACTCTTCTTCGGGGGCCCTGGCCTTGCGCTGGGCAATATGACCAGAGATCCTGCCCTGGCGAGCCTCTGGACGGCGCATTCCCGTGAACTCCCGTTCACCACACCAGCACTGCCCAGTGTCACCGACCTGAGTCTCATCGCCATGCCTGACGACTGGGCGGAACAGGCCGCGGGTTGGACGGGGCTCACCCACCTGGGACTCTTCGGCTGGGCGGCGCAGGGGATGGATCGACTCCGGGACCTTCCCGCCCTCACTTCCGTGCTCGTCGCGTCGGAGTCCGAGTACTCCATACCCCGGAATCTCGCTCACCCCGGTGTGACGCATGTGAGTGTCATTTGTTGCGATGCGTCCTGGGAGTTGGATCTGACGCATCTGACGACGGCCTTTCCCGCCCTGACCGAACTTGTGGTCATCACGCGCTTCGACAGCCGCCAGATCGTCGATGTGACAAGCCTCGGCTCCGTGACGCGACTCCAACTCCGTCTCGTCGGCTTCGCCCCCGACGACGACCGCATCCGCGGTGCCGACGCCTTCCCGAAGTACCGACTGACCCGGCGCTGA